In Streptomyces sp. NBC_01408, one DNA window encodes the following:
- a CDS encoding cysteine hydrolase: MPDLDPATTALLTVECQNGVVGEESALPELAKEARDSGMLGRIAALADAARGAGVQVLHAVAERRPDGLGANTNARLFRAAGKLPVRQLTGSRAVEVAAPIAVAGRDLVVRRLHGLSPMAGTDLDALLRNLGIRTLVVTGVSSNIAIPNTVFDAVNLGYQVVVPADAIAGVPASCTAEVIRNSLALVATITTAEALLKQWAPAR; this comes from the coding sequence ATGCCGGACCTCGATCCCGCCACGACCGCGCTGCTCACCGTGGAGTGCCAGAACGGTGTCGTCGGAGAGGAGAGCGCGCTCCCGGAACTCGCCAAGGAGGCCCGGGACTCCGGGATGCTCGGCCGGATCGCCGCGCTGGCCGACGCCGCGCGCGGGGCCGGCGTACAGGTGCTGCACGCGGTCGCCGAGCGGCGGCCGGACGGGCTCGGGGCCAACACCAACGCGCGCCTGTTCCGCGCCGCGGGCAAGCTGCCCGTACGGCAGTTGACCGGGAGCCGGGCGGTGGAGGTCGCGGCCCCCATCGCGGTCGCCGGGCGGGACCTGGTCGTGCGCAGGCTGCACGGGCTCTCCCCGATGGCCGGAACCGATCTGGACGCCCTGCTGCGCAACCTCGGCATCCGCACCCTCGTGGTCACGGGGGTCTCCTCCAACATCGCGATCCCCAACACCGTCTTCGACGCCGTGAACCTCGGCTACCAGGTCGTCGTCCCGGCCGACGCCATCGCCGGAGTGCCCGCCTCCTGCACCGCCGAGGTGATCCGCAACTCCCTGGCGCTCGTCGCCACCATCACGACGGCCGAGGCCCTGCTTAAGCAGTGGGCTCCCGCGCGCTGA
- a CDS encoding DMT family transporter: MSYEVDSRRVGGMSAPSTPRRPLPAPAAAAAPAATTPGVGSCTAPAPAPAPTATRPAVRRGREGLRVRCLDWRVRFAILSVVWGFSFLLIKVGTEAYAPFQVALGRVLFGALALVAVLAVRREPLPRGRRTWGHLAVAAVLLNTAPFSLFAYAELSIPSSLAGICNATSPLWGMALSMVALSEDRPTRRRFAGLGLGFLGVLIVLGAWQGFSGIDAKGTALALLASLCYPIGWIYVRRTLAAVPGSPVALTGAQLLVSTLQLGLVSALFTSAPASFPLWPTLSVVALGALGTGMALQMQYGLVTEVGPTTAQMVTYFIPVIATAAGVLVLGEQLHWNTPVGAAIVLAGAALTQTRPGARRPG; this comes from the coding sequence TTGTCCTACGAAGTTGATAGCCGCAGAGTGGGGGGCATGAGCGCACCCAGCACACCCCGGCGACCCCTCCCGGCCCCCGCCGCCGCAGCCGCTCCTGCCGCCACCACCCCCGGCGTCGGGTCCTGCACCGCCCCCGCCCCCGCCCCCGCGCCCACCGCCACCCGTCCGGCCGTGCGCCGGGGCCGCGAGGGCCTCCGGGTCCGCTGCCTGGACTGGCGCGTCCGCTTCGCGATCCTCTCGGTGGTCTGGGGCTTCAGCTTCCTGCTGATCAAGGTGGGCACGGAGGCGTACGCGCCGTTCCAGGTGGCCCTGGGCCGGGTCCTGTTCGGGGCGCTCGCCCTCGTCGCCGTGCTGGCGGTCCGCCGCGAGCCGCTCCCCCGGGGGCGGCGCACCTGGGGCCACCTCGCGGTGGCGGCGGTCCTGCTCAACACCGCGCCGTTCTCCCTCTTCGCCTACGCGGAGCTGAGCATCCCCTCCAGCCTGGCCGGCATCTGCAACGCCACCTCCCCGCTGTGGGGCATGGCCCTGTCGATGGTCGCCCTGTCCGAGGACCGCCCGACGCGCCGCCGGTTCGCGGGCCTGGGGCTGGGCTTCCTCGGCGTGCTCATCGTCCTCGGCGCCTGGCAGGGCTTCTCCGGCATCGACGCCAAGGGCACCGCGCTCGCCCTGCTGGCCTCGCTCTGCTACCCCATCGGCTGGATCTACGTCCGCCGCACGCTGGCGGCCGTTCCCGGCTCCCCGGTGGCCCTGACCGGAGCCCAGCTGCTGGTCTCCACGCTCCAGCTGGGCCTCGTCAGCGCCCTGTTCACCTCGGCCCCCGCATCCTTCCCGCTCTGGCCCACCCTGTCGGTCGTCGCGCTGGGCGCCCTCGGCACCGGCATGGCACTCCAGATGCAGTACGGCCTGGTGACGGAGGTCGGCCCGACCACCGCCCAGATGGTCACCTACTTCATCCCGGTCATCGCCACCGCGGCGGGCGTCCTGGTCCTCGGCGAACAGCTGCACTGGAACACCCCGGTCGGCGCGGCGATCGTCCTGGCCGGAGCCGCCCTCACCCAGACCCGTCCCGGCGCCCGCAGGCCCGGCTGA
- a CDS encoding pyridoxamine 5'-phosphate oxidase family protein, with amino-acid sequence MMTQAEVDAFLREQRTCRVATVSPDGRPHVGALWFAWDGASLWLYSITRSRRWSDLRKDPRISVVVDAGDSYDELRGVELSGSAVFVGEAPRTGEPCPELAEAERIFPVKNFGIEEMPHDGRHAWIRLTPESIVSWDFRKL; translated from the coding sequence ATGATGACCCAGGCCGAGGTGGACGCCTTCCTGCGCGAGCAGAGGACCTGCCGGGTGGCGACCGTCTCCCCGGACGGGCGGCCGCACGTGGGCGCCCTGTGGTTCGCCTGGGACGGGGCCTCGCTGTGGCTGTACTCGATCACGCGCAGCCGGCGCTGGTCCGACCTGCGCAAGGACCCGCGGATCTCGGTGGTCGTGGACGCGGGCGATTCCTACGACGAACTGCGCGGGGTGGAACTGTCCGGCAGCGCCGTCTTCGTGGGCGAGGCCCCGCGCACCGGCGAGCCCTGCCCGGAGCTGGCGGAGGCCGAACGGATCTTCCCCGTCAAGAACTTCGGCATCGAGGAGATGCCGCACGACGGCCGGCACGCCTGGATCCGCCTCACGCCGGAGTCGATCGTCTCGTGGGACTTCCGCAAGCTCTAG
- a CDS encoding DinB family protein yields the protein MTTSSGSHRTEPSTTADEREMLEGWLDYHRATLAWKCEGLDDEQLRRTPLAPSELSLLGLVRHLAEVERYWFREIMAGEDLPELYCTSEDPDGDFHFTDTATWARAEQVWQTETELARQAVKGHALDLRSDSASHHRGEVFSLRWVYHHMIEEYARHNGHADLLREQIDGATGE from the coding sequence ATGACCACCAGTTCCGGATCACACCGCACCGAACCCTCCACCACCGCCGACGAGCGGGAGATGCTGGAGGGCTGGCTCGACTACCACCGCGCCACCCTGGCCTGGAAGTGCGAGGGGCTCGACGACGAGCAGCTGCGCCGCACCCCGCTCGCCCCGTCCGAACTCAGTCTGCTGGGCCTCGTACGGCACTTGGCGGAGGTGGAGCGGTACTGGTTCCGGGAGATCATGGCGGGCGAGGACCTCCCCGAGCTGTACTGCACGAGCGAGGACCCGGACGGCGACTTCCACTTCACCGACACGGCCACCTGGGCCCGGGCCGAGCAGGTGTGGCAGACCGAGACCGAGCTGGCGCGTCAGGCAGTGAAGGGCCATGCGCTGGACCTCCGTTCGGATTCCGCGAGCCACCACCGCGGCGAGGTGTTCAGCCTGCGCTGGGTGTACCACCACATGATCGAGGAGTACGCGCGCCACAACGGCCACGCCGACCTGCTGCGCGAGCAGATCGACGGCGCCACGGGCGAGTGA
- a CDS encoding LysR family transcriptional regulator: MLNLERLRTLDALARHGSVSGAADGLHVTTSAVSQQMAKLEREVGQPLVARNGRGVRLTDAGRLLADHAARIISQVELAQADVEAQRGRAVGELRIGAFPTAMRGLLPRALSALRTDHPELRALVREQEPEVSMAAVVRGDLDLALAIDWHNKRMPVPAELTRTHLLDDSVDIAVPAGHRLADRTEVSLAEFADDDWISWNEGQFCHEWLVYTLRGTGTEPRITHIAEEHHTQLSFVEAGLGVCVTPRLGRGPVSEGVRLLPVCDFVRRHVYAVWRADADRRPSVRAAVEALRQAASAQ, encoded by the coding sequence ATGTTGAACCTGGAGCGCCTGCGCACCCTCGACGCCCTCGCCCGCCACGGCTCGGTCAGCGGCGCGGCCGACGGGCTCCACGTCACCACGTCCGCGGTGTCCCAGCAGATGGCCAAGCTGGAACGCGAGGTCGGTCAGCCCCTCGTCGCCAGGAACGGGCGCGGGGTCCGGCTCACCGACGCGGGCCGGCTGCTCGCCGATCACGCGGCCCGGATCATCTCCCAGGTGGAGCTCGCCCAGGCCGATGTCGAGGCCCAGCGGGGACGCGCCGTCGGCGAGCTGCGGATCGGCGCCTTCCCGACCGCGATGCGCGGACTGCTGCCGCGGGCCCTGTCCGCCCTGCGCACGGACCATCCCGAGCTGCGGGCCCTGGTGCGCGAGCAGGAGCCGGAGGTGAGCATGGCAGCCGTCGTACGCGGGGACCTCGACCTGGCCCTGGCCATCGACTGGCACAACAAGCGGATGCCGGTGCCCGCCGAACTCACCCGTACGCACCTGCTGGACGACTCCGTCGACATCGCGGTCCCGGCCGGCCACCGGCTGGCCGACCGCACCGAGGTCTCCCTCGCCGAATTCGCCGACGACGACTGGATCTCCTGGAACGAGGGCCAGTTCTGTCACGAGTGGCTCGTCTACACCCTGCGCGGTACGGGGACCGAGCCGCGGATCACCCACATCGCCGAGGAGCACCACACCCAGTTGTCCTTCGTGGAGGCCGGGCTCGGGGTCTGCGTGACGCCGAGGCTGGGGCGAGGTCCGGTGTCGGAGGGGGTCCGGCTCCTGCCGGTCTGCGATTTCGTACGCCGCCACGTGTACGCCGTCTGGCGGGCGGACGCCGACCGGCGGCCCTCCGTCCGGGCCGCCGTCGAGGCCCTGCGGCAGGCCGCCTCGGCGCAGTGA
- a CDS encoding HipA family kinase — translation MLSEVIATRYVTPLREGGSLPGIVEADDLGTYVMKFTGAGQGRKTLVAEVICGRLAQRLGLRVPRLVQMQLDPVIGLGEPDQEVQELLKASGGLNLGMDYLPGSIGFDPLAYQVDPVEAGRVVWFDALINNVDRSWRNPNMLVWHGDVWLIDHGATMIWHHNWPTAQAAAAKPYNASDHVLAPVGPDIEAAAAALAPLVTEELLTEVAADVPDEWLVDEPGFDSTDALRRAYVEALLPRAATIHERISMEAEVKPRSGPPGWLAERLAPQPHLKKSDSE, via the coding sequence ATGCTGTCCGAAGTGATCGCGACCCGCTATGTCACGCCCCTGCGTGAGGGCGGCTCGCTCCCAGGGATCGTCGAGGCCGACGACCTCGGTACCTACGTCATGAAATTCACCGGAGCCGGCCAGGGCCGCAAGACCCTGGTCGCCGAGGTCATCTGCGGCCGCCTGGCGCAGCGGCTGGGCCTGCGGGTCCCGCGGCTGGTCCAGATGCAGCTCGACCCCGTCATCGGGCTCGGCGAGCCCGACCAGGAGGTCCAGGAGCTGCTCAAGGCCAGCGGCGGGCTCAACCTCGGCATGGACTACCTGCCCGGCTCGATCGGCTTCGACCCGCTCGCGTACCAGGTGGACCCGGTCGAGGCGGGGCGCGTGGTCTGGTTCGACGCCCTGATCAACAACGTCGACCGGTCCTGGCGCAACCCGAACATGCTGGTCTGGCACGGGGACGTCTGGCTCATCGACCACGGCGCCACCATGATCTGGCACCACAACTGGCCCACCGCCCAGGCCGCGGCCGCCAAGCCCTACAACGCCTCCGACCACGTACTGGCCCCCGTGGGGCCGGACATCGAAGCCGCCGCAGCCGCGCTCGCGCCGCTGGTCACCGAGGAGCTGCTCACCGAGGTGGCGGCCGACGTCCCCGACGAGTGGCTGGTCGACGAGCCCGGCTTCGACTCCACCGACGCGCTGCGCCGCGCCTATGTGGAGGCGCTGCTGCCGCGCGCGGCCACGATCCACGAGAGGATCTCGATGGAGGCCGAGGTGAAGCCGCGGTCCGGACCGCCCGGCTGGCTCGCCGAACGCCTCGCCCCCCAGCCCCACCTGAAGAAGAGCGACAGCGAGTGA
- a CDS encoding DUF3037 domain-containing protein, protein MIKRDVFEYALVRVVPRMERGECFNAGVIVYCRAHSYVAARTHLDEAKLLALDPEADVAGVRAALRGVEGLCSGGAAAGQAAGDDAGRRFRWLIAPRSTVVQPGPVHTGLTADPAAEVERLLDLLVR, encoded by the coding sequence GTGATCAAGCGGGACGTGTTCGAGTACGCGCTGGTGCGCGTGGTGCCCCGGATGGAACGCGGCGAGTGTTTCAACGCGGGCGTGATCGTCTACTGCCGGGCGCACTCCTACGTCGCCGCGCGCACCCACCTCGACGAGGCGAAGCTCCTCGCGCTGGATCCGGAGGCGGATGTGGCCGGTGTGCGGGCTGCGCTGCGCGGGGTCGAGGGGTTGTGCAGTGGCGGCGCCGCGGCGGGGCAGGCGGCGGGTGACGACGCAGGCCGTCGCTTCCGCTGGCTGATCGCCCCGCGCAGCACGGTGGTGCAGCCGGGGCCGGTGCACACCGGCCTCACGGCCGATCCTGCGGCGGAGGTGGAGCGGCTGCTGGACCTGCTGGTCCGCTGA
- the ung gene encoding uracil-DNA glycosylase, whose translation MLPESWLPVLGGELDQPYFKELTEFVEKERANGPVYPPREEVFAALEATPFDQVKVLVLGQDPYHGAGQGHGLCFSVRPGVKTPPSLRNIYKEMKEELGLPVPDNGYLMPWARQGVLLLNAVLTVREAEPNSHKGKGWEKFTDAVIRAVSERPDPAVFVLWGAYAQKKIPLIDEERHVVVKGAHPSPLSAKKFFGSRPFTQIDAAVAAQGHEPIDWRIPDLG comes from the coding sequence ATGCTGCCCGAGTCCTGGCTCCCCGTCCTCGGCGGGGAGCTGGACCAGCCCTACTTCAAGGAACTCACCGAGTTCGTCGAGAAGGAGCGGGCGAACGGGCCGGTCTACCCGCCCCGCGAGGAGGTCTTCGCGGCCCTGGAGGCCACACCCTTCGACCAGGTGAAGGTGCTGGTCCTCGGCCAGGACCCCTACCACGGCGCCGGCCAGGGCCACGGCCTGTGCTTCTCCGTGCGCCCCGGGGTCAAGACCCCGCCCTCGCTGCGCAACATCTACAAGGAGATGAAGGAGGAGCTCGGCCTGCCGGTCCCGGACAACGGGTACCTGATGCCGTGGGCCCGCCAGGGCGTCCTCCTGCTGAACGCGGTGCTCACCGTCCGCGAGGCCGAGCCCAACTCGCACAAGGGCAAGGGCTGGGAGAAGTTCACGGACGCGGTGATCCGCGCCGTGTCCGAGCGCCCCGACCCGGCCGTCTTCGTGCTGTGGGGCGCCTACGCCCAGAAGAAGATCCCGCTGATCGACGAGGAGCGGCACGTCGTCGTCAAGGGTGCCCACCCCTCCCCGCTGTCGGCCAAGAAGTTCTTCGGGTCCCGGCCCTTCACCCAGATCGACGCGGCCGTCGCCGCCCAGGGCCATGAGCCGATCGACTGGCGGATCCCGGACCTCGGCTGA
- a CDS encoding SDR family oxidoreductase, translating to MTYNGIDSGKVALITGASRGIGYGIAEALVARGDRLCITGRNEEALKEAVERLGADRVIGVAGKAHDEAHQAVAVERTMEAFGRVDFLINNAGTNPVFGPIADLDLGVARKVFETNVISALGFAQRTWHAWQKENGGAIVNIASIAGVSASPFIGAYGISKAAMVNLTLQLAHEMAPGVRVNAIAPAVVKTKFAQALYEGREQEAAAAYPLGRLGVPEDIGGAAAFLTSAQAEWITGQTLIVDGGMFLNAGVH from the coding sequence ATGACGTACAACGGCATCGACAGCGGCAAGGTCGCACTGATCACCGGGGCGAGCCGGGGCATCGGATACGGGATCGCCGAGGCGCTGGTCGCCCGCGGCGACCGGCTCTGCATCACCGGGCGCAACGAGGAGGCCCTCAAGGAGGCCGTCGAGCGGCTCGGCGCCGACCGGGTCATCGGGGTCGCAGGGAAGGCGCACGACGAGGCCCACCAGGCCGTCGCCGTGGAGCGCACGATGGAGGCCTTCGGCCGCGTCGACTTCCTGATCAACAATGCGGGCACCAATCCGGTCTTCGGTCCGATCGCGGACCTGGACCTCGGGGTCGCGCGCAAGGTCTTCGAGACGAACGTGATCTCGGCGCTCGGTTTCGCCCAGCGGACCTGGCACGCCTGGCAGAAGGAGAACGGCGGTGCGATCGTGAACATCGCCTCCATCGCCGGGGTCTCCGCCTCGCCCTTCATCGGCGCGTACGGGATCAGCAAGGCCGCCATGGTCAACCTGACCCTTCAGCTCGCCCACGAGATGGCTCCCGGGGTCCGGGTCAACGCGATCGCCCCCGCCGTGGTCAAGACGAAGTTCGCGCAGGCGCTCTACGAGGGCCGGGAGCAGGAGGCCGCGGCCGCCTATCCGCTCGGCCGCCTCGGGGTTCCGGAGGACATCGGAGGGGCCGCGGCATTTCTTACCTCCGCGCAAGCGGAATGGATCACTGGGCAAACTCTCATCGTTGACGGGGGAATGTTCCTCAATGCCGGAGTGCACTGA
- the fabG gene encoding 3-oxoacyl-ACP reductase FabG translates to MSTTEQRVAIVTGAARGIGAATALRLAAEGRAVAVLDLDEAACKDTVEAITAAGGKALAVGCDVSDGAQVEAAVARVASELGAPTVLVNNAGVLRDNLLFKMSETDWDTVMNVHLRGAFLMSKACQKYMVEAKFGRIVNLSSSSALGNRGQANYSAAKAGLQGFTKTLAFELGKFGVTANAVAPGFIVTEMTAQTAARVGMGFEDFQAAAATQIPVQRVGRPDDIANAIAFFTGEAAGFVSGQVMYVAGGPLN, encoded by the coding sequence ATGTCCACCACCGAGCAGCGCGTCGCGATCGTGACCGGGGCGGCCCGGGGCATCGGCGCGGCCACCGCCCTGCGCCTGGCCGCCGAGGGCCGCGCGGTCGCCGTACTGGACCTCGACGAGGCGGCCTGCAAGGACACCGTGGAGGCGATCACGGCGGCCGGCGGCAAGGCCCTGGCGGTCGGCTGCGACGTCTCCGACGGCGCGCAGGTGGAGGCGGCCGTCGCGCGCGTCGCGAGCGAGCTCGGCGCCCCGACCGTCCTGGTCAACAACGCGGGCGTGCTCCGCGACAACCTGCTGTTCAAGATGAGCGAGACCGACTGGGACACGGTCATGAACGTGCACCTGCGCGGCGCCTTCCTGATGTCGAAGGCCTGTCAGAAGTACATGGTGGAGGCCAAGTTCGGCCGCATCGTGAACCTCTCCAGCAGCTCGGCGCTCGGCAACCGCGGCCAGGCCAACTACTCCGCCGCCAAGGCCGGCCTGCAGGGCTTCACCAAGACCCTGGCCTTCGAGCTCGGCAAGTTCGGCGTCACCGCCAACGCCGTCGCCCCCGGCTTCATCGTCACCGAGATGACCGCCCAGACGGCCGCCCGCGTCGGCATGGGCTTCGAGGACTTCCAGGCGGCCGCCGCCACCCAGATCCCCGTACAGCGCGTGGGCCGTCCGGACGACATCGCCAACGCCATCGCCTTCTTCACCGGCGAGGCCGCCGGCTTCGTCTCCGGCCAGGTCATGTACGTGGCCGGCGGCCCGCTCAACTGA
- a CDS encoding ABC transporter substrate-binding protein, producing MFNRTRCLQITAALASISLLAGCGLLSEEDDGEAKRIVVGTTSAPSTLDPAAAWDGSWELYRNVYQTLLAFPTGSTKPQPDAAQSCEFTDAANAAYRCTLRKGLKFSNGEPLDSKAVKHSLDRIRTIGSKVGPKDLFGSLDKIEAPDALTVVFHLKTPDATFPYVLGSPAASLVAPKDYPADKVRGDGKVTGSGPYVLDSYKEGAESVLSRNGSYTGFANRRNDAVTIRYFTDSTKMVSALKGKEIDATYRGLSAPEIRDLQSPESHNQGVQVVENVGAEIRYLVFNPKDPAVNKLPVRQAIAQIIDRGALVSKVYQGTAEPLYSMVPKGVVGHKTPYYDQYGHADVEKAKKILKDAGINQPVELTFWYTTDRYGSSTADEFTELKRQLDESKLFKITLRSQPWKAFQEGYKNGEYPIFGRGWFPDFPDPDNFIAPFVGKENAVGTPYEPANILNDLLPKTRRESDRSAGVREFEQAQQTFAQDVRLLPLWQGKLYVAAREDIAGGERALDPQTAMQMWELYRKTSW from the coding sequence GTGTTCAACCGGACCAGATGCCTGCAGATCACTGCGGCCCTTGCGTCCATATCCCTGCTCGCCGGATGCGGCCTGCTGTCGGAGGAAGACGACGGCGAGGCCAAGCGCATCGTCGTGGGCACGACGAGCGCACCGAGCACCCTCGATCCGGCGGCCGCATGGGACGGCTCCTGGGAGCTGTACCGGAACGTCTACCAGACCCTGCTGGCCTTCCCCACGGGCTCCACCAAGCCCCAGCCGGACGCCGCCCAGAGCTGCGAGTTCACCGACGCCGCGAACGCGGCCTACCGGTGCACCCTGCGCAAGGGCCTGAAGTTCTCCAACGGGGAGCCGCTCGACTCCAAGGCCGTCAAGCACTCCCTGGACCGGATCCGGACCATCGGTTCCAAGGTCGGCCCCAAGGACCTCTTCGGCAGCCTGGACAAGATCGAGGCCCCGGACGCGCTGACGGTCGTCTTCCACCTGAAGACCCCCGACGCCACCTTCCCGTACGTCCTCGGCTCGCCCGCCGCCTCCCTGGTCGCCCCCAAGGACTACCCCGCGGACAAGGTGCGCGGGGACGGCAAGGTGACCGGTTCCGGCCCGTACGTCCTGGATTCGTACAAGGAAGGCGCCGAGTCGGTCCTCAGCCGGAACGGCAGCTACACCGGCTTCGCCAACCGCCGTAACGACGCGGTGACCATCCGCTACTTCACCGACTCCACGAAGATGGTCTCCGCACTCAAGGGCAAGGAGATCGACGCCACCTACCGAGGCCTGTCCGCCCCGGAGATCAGGGACCTCCAGAGCCCCGAGTCGCACAACCAGGGCGTCCAGGTCGTCGAGAACGTCGGCGCCGAGATCCGCTACCTGGTCTTCAACCCCAAGGACCCGGCGGTCAACAAGCTCCCCGTCCGCCAGGCGATAGCCCAGATCATCGACCGCGGGGCCCTCGTCTCCAAGGTCTACCAGGGCACCGCCGAGCCGCTGTACTCGATGGTCCCCAAGGGCGTCGTCGGCCACAAGACGCCGTACTACGACCAGTACGGGCACGCGGACGTCGAAAAGGCCAAGAAGATCCTCAAGGACGCCGGGATCAACCAGCCGGTGGAACTGACCTTCTGGTACACCACCGACCGCTACGGCTCCTCCACCGCCGACGAGTTCACCGAGCTCAAGCGGCAGCTCGACGAGAGCAAGCTGTTCAAGATCACCTTGCGCAGTCAGCCCTGGAAGGCCTTCCAGGAGGGCTACAAGAACGGCGAGTACCCGATCTTCGGCCGCGGCTGGTTCCCCGACTTCCCGGACCCGGACAACTTCATCGCGCCGTTCGTCGGCAAGGAGAACGCGGTCGGCACCCCGTACGAGCCCGCCAACATCCTGAACGACCTGCTGCCCAAGACCCGCCGCGAGAGCGACCGGTCGGCCGGTGTCCGCGAGTTCGAACAGGCCCAGCAGACCTTCGCCCAGGACGTCCGGCTGCTGCCGCTGTGGCAGGGCAAGCTCTACGTCGCCGCGCGCGAGGACATCGCGGGCGGCGAGCGGGCGCTGGACCCGCAGACCGCCATGCAGATGTGGGAGCTGTACCGCAAGACCAGCTGGTAG
- a CDS encoding aminotransferase class I/II-fold pyridoxal phosphate-dependent enzyme translates to MLEDYRIVGRRASDIAASVEAGVGSGALAPGTLLPPMRELAGVLGVNPNTVAAAYRTLRERGVIETDGRRGSRVRPRPSSTPRDAPPMTVPAGVRDIAAGNPDVALLPALDGALAAAARRYAQAPTLYGEDPVVPDLARLARAAFDAEGVPAGPVAVTSGALDGIERVLSAHLRPGDAVAVEDPGWGSVLDLVPALGLRILPVAVDDDGPVAEAVAGALADGARALLVTSRAQNPTGAVLGEARARELRDVLARYPEVLLIEDDHGHSFVDLPLRTLGGVTRKWALIRSTAKAYGPDLRLAVLTGDEVTLDRVRGRQRLGQGWVSRLLQYAVVELWTSGAVDRAAVARAYGVRRDGLVEALRERGVRAYGRSGMNVWVPVADETGAVTRLLGAGWAVAAGARFRVETGPAVRLTVSQVAPAEVPGLADAVAAAVRPEASGVRYV, encoded by the coding sequence TGGGCGCCGCGCATCGGATATCGCGGCCAGTGTCGAAGCGGGCGTGGGCTCGGGCGCGCTCGCCCCCGGAACGCTGCTGCCGCCGATGCGGGAGCTGGCCGGTGTGCTGGGGGTGAACCCGAACACCGTGGCCGCCGCGTACCGGACCCTGCGCGAGCGCGGGGTCATCGAGACCGACGGGCGGCGCGGCAGCCGGGTGCGGCCCCGCCCGTCGAGCACGCCGCGGGACGCACCGCCGATGACCGTGCCGGCGGGCGTACGCGACATCGCGGCGGGCAATCCGGACGTGGCGCTGCTCCCCGCGCTCGACGGGGCGCTGGCCGCCGCCGCCCGGCGCTACGCGCAGGCGCCGACCCTCTACGGGGAGGATCCGGTCGTCCCGGACCTGGCGCGGCTCGCCCGCGCGGCCTTCGACGCGGAGGGGGTGCCGGCCGGGCCGGTCGCGGTCACCTCGGGCGCCCTGGACGGGATCGAACGGGTGCTGTCCGCGCACCTGCGGCCGGGGGACGCGGTCGCGGTCGAGGACCCGGGGTGGGGCAGCGTGCTGGACCTGGTCCCGGCGCTCGGGCTGCGGATCCTGCCGGTCGCGGTGGACGACGACGGCCCGGTGGCCGAGGCGGTGGCGGGCGCGCTGGCCGACGGGGCGCGGGCGCTGCTGGTGACCTCGCGGGCGCAGAACCCGACCGGGGCGGTGCTGGGCGAGGCGCGGGCGCGGGAGCTACGGGACGTGCTCGCCCGGTACCCCGAGGTGCTGCTGATCGAGGACGACCACGGCCACAGCTTCGTCGACCTGCCGTTGCGGACGCTGGGCGGCGTGACCCGGAAGTGGGCGCTGATCCGGTCCACGGCGAAGGCGTACGGGCCGGACCTGCGGCTGGCGGTGCTGACGGGTGACGAGGTGACGCTGGACCGGGTACGGGGGCGGCAGCGGCTGGGCCAGGGGTGGGTGAGCCGGCTGCTCCAGTACGCGGTCGTGGAGCTGTGGACCTCGGGGGCGGTGGACCGGGCCGCGGTGGCGCGCGCGTACGGGGTGCGGCGCGACGGGCTCGTCGAGGCCCTGCGGGAGCGGGGGGTGCGGGCGTACGGGCGGAGCGGGATGAACGTGTGGGTGCCCGTCGCCGACGAGACGGGGGCGGTGACCCGGCTGCTGGGCGCGGGCTGGGCGGTGGCCGCGGGGGCCCGCTTCCGCGTCGAGACGGGGCCGGCCGTGCGGCTGACGGTGTCACAGGTGGCGCCGGCGGAGGTACCGGGCCTGGCGGACGCGGTGGCGGCAGCGGTGCGGCCCGAGGCGTCGGGGGTCCGGTACGTCTGA